One genomic window of Methyloterricola oryzae includes the following:
- the rnr gene encoding ribonuclease R, with the protein MTSPSTKKARNFKLNDPYAQREAEKYERPIPSRELILEQIKEKAVPLCLEELADLLGVDDEQDIESLRRRLNAMERDGQLLRNRRERYCYVNHKDLIAGRVLGHPDGFGFLRPDDGSEDLFISPKEMRVLMHEDRALASVRGVDRRGRREAAIIEVLEHNTWHLVGRLYSERGIYSVVPDSKHIVHEFIVAPEDLSGAREGQIVVVEIIAQPTRHRQPTGRIIEVLGDHMAPGLEIEVAIRSHDLPNVWPEEVEKEISGLGREVPEEAKAGRIDLRKLPLVTIDGEDARDFDDAVYCEPTPKGWKLYVAIADVSHYVRPSTALDREAQRRGTSVYFPERVIPMLPEVLSNGLCSINPEEDRLCMVCEMLLNSAGKITRSKFYPAVMRSHARLTYNEVAKILVDKDKAARKKRSALLPHLEELYKVYQLLHEAREERGAMDFDTQESKIVFGEDRKIENIVPVSRNDAHRLIEECMLAANTCAARFLAKSKVPHLLRIHDGPSLEKLTDLRSFLGEVGLSLAGGDKPEPKHYFQLLEKIAGRPDEHLIQTVLLRSLSQAVYSPEKKGHFGLALESYTHFTSPIRRYPDLLVHRGIKYALEGRAPEAFGYSGSDMVLFGEHCSAAERRADEATRDVVSWLKCEYMQSKLGEEFDGVISAVTSFGFFVELTDIFVEGLVHISNLDKDYFHYDPIGHRLVGERSGVTYRLGDKVRVLVARVDLDERKMDFELLKAVPKAKEGTARKRRRRPRKG; encoded by the coding sequence ATGACATCACCTTCTACAAAGAAGGCCCGAAACTTCAAACTCAACGATCCCTACGCGCAACGCGAAGCGGAAAAATACGAACGCCCCATTCCCAGCCGCGAACTGATCCTTGAACAGATCAAGGAGAAGGCGGTGCCCTTGTGCCTGGAGGAACTGGCGGACCTTCTGGGCGTGGACGACGAGCAGGACATCGAGTCCCTGCGCCGCCGGCTGAATGCCATGGAACGGGACGGCCAGTTGCTGCGCAACCGACGCGAGCGTTATTGCTATGTCAATCACAAGGATCTGATCGCGGGCCGCGTGCTCGGCCATCCCGACGGCTTCGGCTTCCTGCGCCCCGACGACGGCAGCGAGGACTTGTTCATCTCGCCCAAGGAAATGCGGGTGCTGATGCACGAGGACCGGGCCCTGGCCAGCGTGCGCGGTGTCGACCGGCGCGGGCGGCGCGAGGCGGCCATCATCGAGGTGCTGGAGCACAATACCTGGCATCTCGTGGGCCGGCTCTACAGTGAGCGCGGCATCTACAGCGTGGTGCCGGACAGCAAGCACATCGTGCACGAGTTCATCGTCGCGCCGGAGGATCTCTCGGGTGCTCGCGAGGGGCAGATCGTGGTGGTCGAGATCATCGCCCAGCCCACCCGCCACCGCCAGCCCACCGGCCGCATCATCGAGGTGCTGGGTGACCATATGGCCCCCGGCCTGGAAATCGAGGTGGCGATCCGCTCCCACGACCTGCCCAATGTCTGGCCGGAGGAAGTGGAAAAAGAGATCTCCGGGCTCGGCCGGGAGGTGCCGGAAGAGGCCAAGGCCGGGCGCATCGACCTGCGCAAGCTGCCCCTGGTGACCATCGACGGCGAGGACGCCCGCGACTTTGATGACGCGGTCTACTGCGAGCCCACCCCCAAGGGCTGGAAGCTCTATGTGGCCATCGCCGACGTGTCCCATTACGTCAGGCCCAGCACCGCCCTGGACCGGGAGGCGCAGCGGCGCGGCACCTCGGTGTATTTCCCCGAGCGCGTCATTCCCATGCTCCCGGAAGTACTCTCCAACGGATTGTGCTCCATCAACCCGGAGGAAGACCGGCTGTGCATGGTCTGCGAGATGCTGCTCAACAGCGCCGGCAAGATCACCCGCTCCAAGTTCTACCCGGCGGTGATGCGCTCGCACGCGCGGCTCACTTATAACGAGGTGGCCAAGATCTTGGTGGACAAGGACAAAGCGGCGCGCAAGAAGCGCAGCGCACTGCTGCCCCATCTGGAAGAACTCTACAAGGTCTACCAACTCCTGCACGAGGCGCGCGAGGAGCGCGGCGCCATGGATTTCGACACCCAGGAGTCGAAGATCGTGTTCGGCGAGGATCGCAAGATCGAGAACATCGTGCCGGTCAGCCGCAACGACGCCCACCGTCTGATCGAGGAGTGCATGCTGGCCGCCAACACCTGCGCGGCACGCTTCCTGGCCAAGTCCAAAGTTCCGCACTTGTTGCGCATACATGACGGGCCGTCCCTTGAGAAGCTGACGGACCTGCGCAGCTTTCTGGGGGAGGTCGGGCTCAGCCTGGCCGGCGGCGACAAGCCCGAGCCCAAGCACTATTTCCAACTACTGGAGAAGATCGCCGGGCGTCCCGACGAGCACCTGATCCAGACGGTGCTGCTGCGCTCTTTGTCCCAGGCAGTCTACAGCCCCGAGAAGAAAGGCCATTTCGGCCTGGCGTTGGAGTCCTATACCCATTTCACGTCCCCCATTCGCCGCTATCCGGACCTGCTGGTGCACCGGGGCATCAAGTACGCCCTGGAGGGGCGCGCGCCGGAGGCCTTCGGCTATTCCGGCAGCGACATGGTGCTGTTCGGCGAGCACTGTTCCGCCGCCGAGCGCCGCGCCGACGAGGCCACCCGCGATGTGGTGAGCTGGCTCAAGTGCGAGTACATGCAGTCCAAGCTGGGCGAGGAGTTCGACGGGGTGATTTCCGCCGTCACCTCTTTCGGCTTCTTCGTGGAGCTCACCGATATCTTCGTGGAAGGCCTGGTGCACATCTCCAACCTGGACAAGGACTACTTCCACTATGATCCCATCGGCCATCGCCTGGTGGGCGAACGCAGCGGCGTCACCTACCGGCTGGGCGACAAGGTGCGCGTGTTGGTGGCGCGGGTGGATCTGGATGAGCGCAAGATGGACTTCGAATTGCTGAAGGCGGTGCCGAAGGCCAAGGAAGGAACCGCGCGCAAGCGTCGCCGCCGCCCACGCAAGGGATGA
- the rlmB gene encoding 23S rRNA (guanosine(2251)-2'-O)-methyltransferase RlmB, translated as MSARRRIFGLHAAQSALANTPDKLVTAWLDEQRADQRLSALRRDLERLGISVQPANRKTLDRMVEGQNHQGVVLEVELPQERGENELRDALEGLQSHAFFLVLDHVQDPHNLGACLRTADAAGVHGVIVTKDQAAGITPVVSKVASGAAETMPLYKVTNLVRALGWLKESGIWIAGAAGEAERSVYQTDLNLPLALVVGAEGKGLRRLTRDSCDFLLRIPMAGQVESLNLSVATGVLLFEAVRQRATAAGAVAHSGVSSSSSSR; from the coding sequence ATGAGCGCGCGCCGCCGTATCTTCGGCCTGCACGCCGCGCAGTCGGCTCTCGCGAACACGCCCGACAAGCTCGTAACCGCCTGGTTGGACGAACAGCGCGCCGATCAGCGCCTGAGCGCCTTGCGGCGCGATCTGGAGCGCCTGGGTATCAGCGTGCAGCCGGCCAACCGCAAGACCCTGGATCGGATGGTGGAGGGCCAGAACCATCAAGGCGTGGTGCTGGAGGTGGAACTGCCGCAGGAACGCGGCGAAAACGAGTTGCGCGATGCCCTTGAGGGGCTGCAAAGTCACGCATTTTTCCTGGTGCTCGACCATGTGCAGGACCCGCACAACCTGGGCGCCTGCCTGCGCACGGCGGACGCCGCGGGCGTGCACGGGGTCATCGTTACCAAGGATCAGGCCGCGGGCATCACCCCCGTGGTGAGCAAGGTCGCCTCGGGCGCCGCCGAAACCATGCCCTTGTACAAGGTGACCAACCTGGTTCGCGCCCTGGGCTGGCTGAAGGAGAGCGGTATCTGGATCGCCGGCGCGGCCGGGGAGGCCGAGCGCAGTGTGTACCAGACGGACCTGAACCTGCCCCTGGCCCTGGTGGTGGGCGCCGAAGGCAAGGGATTGCGGCGGCTCACCCGTGACAGCTGCGATTTCCTGCTGCGCATCCCCATGGCCGGGCAGGTGGAAAGCCTTAATCTCTCCGTGGCCACCGGCGTGCTGTTGTTCGAAGCGGTTCGTCAGCGCGCGACCGCTGCCGGGGCAGTGGCTCATTCGGGGGTGTCGTCTTCCTCCTCATCGAGATAG
- a CDS encoding GTPase domain-containing protein: MNRAKTTPASPTGANSARNAIVYNTDFAVSGRPVNPDLLSVIRLIRQRHESVLQATRSPSNSESLARSLVSLRLAENALQKGELLARHPDHPIQIAVIGPTQVGKSSVTNVLLGTDMARVSPLAGFTVHPQGFALGTGDTAWAAAYFGQSATPLDQLSADRYDAYALTDAGGAGHELAPAVVWDTPDFDSVDADDYRAGVLRTVALADVVLLVVSKDKYADQTVWDTMRLLEPLGQPTAICLNKVPDESAAALSRSLEEKWRSVRKDVPAPVVVLPYLEKGPGALVAARNALDGVLRRCIARVHRESQGAHCQELLRRHWSAWTAPARVEHAALAEWRRHVEEATEAGLAVYQRDFLDHPQHYETFQRALAELLTLLEIPGVARALLTARSIVTWPVRQLSRLGRSLSGHKGEAGQEIAVLRQAVDHLLLQLGETALERSEEAGAMRDWWQEVAQLLRREQRLQADRSYAAIAAYHRAFQPEIEHTARQLYDRLREHPAILNSLRATRLTTDAAALAVALHTGGIGVQDFVLAPAILSLTSLLAESALGHYLSRAEAELKQRQRQQVTELLGREPGLALARLPERLRSEGRFQLPEPALQSVESEIFSHA, from the coding sequence ATGAACCGCGCCAAGACAACACCTGCAAGCCCCACGGGCGCGAACTCAGCCCGCAATGCGATCGTGTACAATACCGACTTTGCCGTCAGCGGCCGCCCCGTGAACCCAGACCTCCTATCCGTCATCCGCCTGATCCGGCAGCGCCATGAATCCGTGCTGCAGGCAACGCGCAGTCCGTCGAACAGCGAGTCGCTGGCGCGCAGCCTGGTTTCCCTTCGGCTGGCGGAGAATGCCCTGCAAAAGGGCGAACTGCTGGCCCGCCACCCCGACCATCCCATCCAGATTGCGGTCATCGGGCCCACCCAGGTGGGCAAGAGTTCGGTCACCAACGTCCTGCTGGGAACCGACATGGCAAGGGTCAGCCCCCTGGCGGGCTTCACCGTGCATCCCCAAGGTTTCGCGCTGGGCACGGGCGATACCGCTTGGGCGGCAGCCTATTTCGGCCAATCAGCCACGCCCCTGGACCAGCTCAGCGCCGACCGCTACGACGCTTATGCCCTGACCGATGCGGGCGGTGCCGGACATGAACTCGCCCCGGCGGTGGTGTGGGACACCCCGGATTTCGACTCGGTCGACGCCGATGACTACCGCGCCGGAGTCCTGCGCACCGTCGCGCTGGCCGACGTGGTGCTGCTGGTGGTCAGCAAGGACAAGTACGCCGACCAGACCGTCTGGGACACCATGCGACTGCTCGAACCCCTGGGACAACCCACCGCCATCTGCCTGAACAAGGTGCCGGACGAATCGGCCGCGGCGCTTTCACGTTCATTGGAAGAGAAGTGGCGCAGCGTGCGCAAGGACGTGCCGGCGCCGGTGGTGGTGCTGCCGTATCTGGAGAAAGGCCCTGGGGCGTTGGTCGCTGCCCGGAACGCGCTGGACGGCGTGCTACGCCGCTGCATCGCCCGCGTACACCGGGAATCCCAAGGGGCACATTGCCAGGAACTGCTGCGCCGCCACTGGAGCGCGTGGACCGCCCCCGCCCGGGTCGAGCATGCCGCCCTGGCGGAATGGCGCCGTCATGTGGAGGAAGCCACGGAGGCGGGGCTTGCGGTCTATCAGCGGGATTTTCTCGACCACCCGCAGCATTACGAAACCTTTCAGCGCGCCCTGGCGGAACTCCTGACCCTGCTGGAAATTCCCGGCGTAGCCAGGGCCCTGCTGACCGCGCGCAGCATCGTCACCTGGCCGGTGCGCCAACTGAGCCGCCTGGGCCGCTCCCTGAGCGGCCACAAGGGCGAGGCCGGCCAGGAAATCGCCGTGCTGCGCCAGGCGGTGGATCACCTGCTGCTGCAGTTGGGCGAGACCGCCCTGGAGCGGTCCGAAGAAGCCGGCGCCATGCGCGACTGGTGGCAGGAAGTCGCGCAACTGCTGCGGCGCGAGCAGCGGCTGCAGGCCGACCGCAGCTACGCCGCCATCGCCGCGTACCACCGCGCCTTTCAGCCCGAGATCGAGCACACGGCCCGCCAGTTGTACGACCGCCTGCGTGAACACCCGGCCATCCTCAACAGTTTGCGAGCCACGCGCCTCACCACCGATGCGGCGGCCCTGGCGGTGGCCCTGCATACGGGCGGCATCGGCGTGCAGGATTTCGTGCTGGCGCCCGCCATCCTCTCGCTCACTTCCCTGCTCGCGGAAAGCGCGCTGGGGCATTACCTCAGCCGGGCGGAAGCCGAGCTGAAGCAGCGCCAGCGCCAGCAGGTCACCGAACTCCTGGGCCGCGAGCCGGGCTTGGCTCTCGCGCGTCTGCCCGAGCGGCTGCGTTCCGAAGGCCGCTTCCAATTGCCGGAACCCGCCTTGCAGTCCGTCGAGTCGGAAATTTTCTCCCATGCGTGA